One part of the Parabacteroides distasonis ATCC 8503 genome encodes these proteins:
- a CDS encoding RNA polymerase sigma-70 factor, protein MKGDDFNSIYERNYRRSFLFTKSYVHDDMAAEDIVAESLVKYWRLSLSQEAETSETLLLTILKNKALDYLRHKVIHESAIENIMELNDRELNIRISTLEACDPEEIFSHEIQTIIHNTLQSLPEQTRRIFEMSRFENKTVKEIAEETNITAKGVEYHITKALKVLRINLKDYLPLFYFLFS, encoded by the coding sequence ATGAAAGGAGATGATTTCAATAGTATCTATGAACGAAATTACCGACGGTCATTTCTGTTTACAAAATCATATGTACACGACGATATGGCGGCAGAAGATATCGTGGCAGAATCTCTCGTGAAATATTGGAGATTATCCCTATCACAAGAGGCAGAGACCTCAGAAACTCTTCTGCTAACCATATTAAAAAACAAAGCCTTAGATTATTTACGACATAAAGTAATCCACGAATCCGCCATTGAAAACATCATGGAACTTAATGATCGTGAACTCAATATTCGTATATCGACACTTGAAGCATGTGATCCAGAAGAAATATTCTCTCACGAAATACAAACCATCATACACAATACACTACAATCATTGCCCGAGCAAACCCGCCGGATATTCGAGATGAGTCGTTTCGAGAATAAAACCGTGAAAGAAATAGCGGAAGAGACCAACATTACTGCAAAAGGAGTAGAATATCATATAACTAAGGCATTAAAGGTATTACGTATCAACCTAAAAGATTACCTGCCCTTATTTTATTTTCTTTTTTCTTAA
- a CDS encoding TonB-dependent receptor, translating into MENKIFRVMKLALTTLFIFTTGLLASVRSQNMRIDFILNNAKTYNILEEIEKQTDYLFIYNVEEVDLERRISITASNQTVTEILSNIFKNTDTIYKIEGKNIFLMRKEVNRDSSPQQSKKGITGTVIDKNGEPIIGANVLIKGTSIGTITDFNGKYTLEVPENAIIQISYIGYLSQDINVNGKKEITVRLAEDTQSLDEVVVVGYGTQKKGEVASAISSIKSENFIKTPSTDPAQLIKGQVPGLSIITPDANPTSTSEISLRGITTLKASASPLVLIDGIPGDLNSVSPDDIQQIDVLKDGSAAAIYGTRGTNGVILITTKNTLGEMPTEVDVNAYISTQQIIKRLPFMNADEYRQRVKEGVAGAQDDGATTDWLDQVTRTPFTQIYNISLRGGSRTTNYVASFEYRGLNGLIKRTNNQMYYPRIEITHRMFNNKLKLNASLSGYKQSYFSGSDGGSYNSEVYRNALIYNPTTPVYNAEGKYSESTKNEYYNPVAMLNEVEGENQATNLRMFGNITYTPIEGLDIKYLVSSNTYNQTRGYYETQNHKSTWRDGKNGYASRGTTRKAQDLSELTVQWRKTLLEDHSFTLLAGYSWQKDTYQNYYMQNYDFPSDDYTYNNMETGQALKDGKATEFSEANESRLIGYFGRLNYSYKGKYMLAASIRHEGSTKFGADHKWGNFPSVSGAWNIKGENFLKDIEELSTLKLRAGFGITGTVPDDPYMSLNTLDFGTYVYYNGLYIKTIRPDSNANPDLRWEKKKEVNIGIDFGFLDDRISGNIDYYNRKTEDLLWDYTVPSPPYLYSSMVANAGSMRNSGIEVGITAIPIQTKDFQWTTSTNYSTNKNKLLSLSNDQFISSGYSDKGSTGEPLQTTTHRIQEGEPIGNFWGYKTIDIDDNGHWIIEGADGNPKPISEQQPTDKQVIGNGLPKHYLNWNNSISWKGFDFSVTMRGAFGFDILNMPRLQYGAPVMLARGNVLNEAFDTKFGNSPLAIDQELQYVSYYIEKGNYWKIDNITLGYTFNFNTWIKRLRIYGTVSNLATITGYSGIDPEVSLSGLTPGVDNKNRYPSTRTYTFGVSIKF; encoded by the coding sequence ATGGAAAATAAAATATTTCGAGTCATGAAGTTAGCCTTAACAACACTATTTATTTTTACTACCGGATTATTAGCTTCTGTTCGCTCACAAAATATGCGTATAGACTTTATACTAAATAACGCTAAAACGTACAATATTCTGGAGGAGATTGAAAAACAGACAGACTATCTTTTCATTTACAACGTTGAAGAAGTGGATCTTGAACGAAGAATCTCAATTACAGCCTCCAACCAAACTGTAACGGAGATTTTGTCCAATATCTTCAAGAATACAGACACGATCTATAAGATAGAAGGGAAGAACATCTTTCTGATGAGAAAAGAGGTAAATAGAGATTCATCTCCCCAACAAAGTAAAAAAGGAATTACAGGAACTGTAATTGATAAAAATGGAGAACCTATCATAGGAGCCAACGTTCTCATAAAAGGGACCTCTATCGGAACCATTACAGACTTTAATGGAAAATATACACTGGAAGTTCCAGAAAACGCTATTATCCAAATTTCATACATCGGGTATTTGAGTCAAGATATCAATGTAAACGGCAAGAAAGAAATAACTGTTCGTTTAGCGGAAGATACACAAAGTTTAGATGAAGTAGTCGTTGTTGGCTATGGTACTCAAAAAAAAGGAGAAGTCGCAAGTGCAATCTCTTCTATCAAATCCGAAAATTTCATCAAAACACCGTCTACCGACCCAGCCCAACTTATTAAAGGACAAGTACCGGGTTTAAGCATCATCACACCAGACGCAAATCCAACATCTACATCCGAAATTTCTCTTAGGGGAATCACAACCCTAAAAGCCAGCGCAAGCCCACTCGTTTTGATTGATGGTATTCCAGGAGACTTAAATTCAGTTTCACCTGATGACATTCAACAAATAGACGTATTAAAAGACGGCTCTGCCGCAGCGATCTACGGAACACGTGGAACAAATGGCGTAATTCTGATCACGACTAAAAACACCTTAGGAGAAATGCCAACAGAGGTGGACGTGAACGCATATATATCCACACAACAAATAATAAAAAGACTGCCTTTTATGAATGCGGACGAATACCGTCAACGAGTTAAAGAAGGAGTAGCCGGGGCTCAAGACGATGGTGCTACAACCGACTGGCTAGACCAAGTAACCCGTACCCCATTTACTCAAATTTACAACATCAGCTTACGAGGTGGTAGTCGTACAACAAATTATGTAGCTAGTTTTGAATATAGGGGGTTAAATGGATTAATCAAGCGAACCAACAACCAGATGTATTATCCCCGTATTGAAATTACACATCGTATGTTCAACAATAAATTAAAATTAAACGCTAGTTTAAGCGGATATAAGCAAAGTTATTTCTCTGGCTCGGATGGAGGAAGTTATAACAGCGAGGTTTACAGGAATGCTCTGATATACAATCCAACAACACCTGTCTATAATGCAGAGGGAAAATATTCGGAAAGTACCAAAAACGAATATTACAATCCTGTCGCTATGCTAAATGAGGTTGAAGGAGAAAATCAAGCTACAAATTTGAGGATGTTTGGAAATATCACTTACACTCCAATAGAAGGCTTGGACATTAAATATCTCGTTTCTTCCAACACTTATAATCAAACACGAGGTTATTACGAGACGCAAAACCATAAATCTACATGGAGAGATGGGAAAAATGGTTACGCATCTCGCGGAACAACACGAAAAGCGCAAGATCTATCAGAGCTAACAGTTCAATGGAGGAAAACACTACTAGAAGACCATTCATTCACGCTATTGGCCGGTTATAGTTGGCAAAAGGATACATATCAAAATTATTATATGCAAAACTATGATTTTCCATCTGACGATTACACATACAATAATATGGAAACCGGACAAGCCTTAAAAGATGGCAAAGCCACGGAATTCTCAGAAGCAAACGAAAGTAGGCTGATTGGTTATTTCGGCCGTTTAAACTACAGTTACAAGGGTAAATACATGCTAGCTGCCAGTATTCGTCACGAAGGATCCACCAAATTTGGCGCAGATCATAAATGGGGAAATTTCCCCTCCGTATCCGGTGCATGGAATATTAAAGGCGAGAATTTCCTAAAAGATATAGAAGAACTATCCACCTTAAAATTACGTGCAGGTTTCGGTATAACCGGTACAGTTCCCGATGATCCCTATATGTCCTTAAACACATTGGATTTCGGCACATATGTATATTACAATGGGTTATATATAAAAACCATCCGCCCAGATTCTAACGCTAATCCAGATTTAAGATGGGAGAAAAAGAAAGAGGTTAACATTGGTATAGATTTCGGATTTCTGGATGATCGTATCAGCGGTAATATTGACTATTATAATCGTAAAACAGAGGATCTGCTATGGGATTATACCGTACCATCTCCACCTTATCTCTATTCTAGTATGGTGGCGAACGCAGGTTCTATGAGAAATTCAGGTATCGAGGTTGGTATAACCGCAATACCCATACAAACCAAAGATTTTCAATGGACAACCTCGACCAACTACTCAACAAATAAAAACAAGCTATTATCACTATCTAATGATCAGTTTATATCTAGTGGTTACTCAGATAAAGGTTCCACCGGAGAACCATTACAAACCACTACACATCGCATTCAAGAAGGTGAACCAATAGGTAATTTTTGGGGATACAAAACAATTGATATTGACGATAATGGACATTGGATCATAGAGGGAGCAGATGGTAACCCTAAACCAATCTCCGAGCAACAACCAACAGATAAACAGGTCATCGGAAACGGCTTACCTAAGCACTACCTTAATTGGAACAATTCTATCAGTTGGAAAGGTTTCGATTTTTCAGTAACTATGCGTGGAGCTTTCGGATTTGATATCTTGAATATGCCACGCTTACAATATGGGGCTCCTGTCATGCTAGCAAGAGGTAATGTACTAAACGAGGCATTCGACACAAAATTTGGCAACTCTCCTTTGGCGATAGATCAGGAACTTCAATATGTAAGCTACTACATCGAAAAAGGCAACTACTGGAAAATAGATAATATAACCCTCGGTTATACATTCAATTTCAATACATGGATTAAACGGTTAAGGATATATGGGACAGTCTCTAACTTAGCCACCATCACTGGATATTCAGGAATCGATCCTGAGGTCAGTTTAAGTGGTTTGACTCCTGGCGTAGATAACAAAAACCGTTACCCGTCTACCCGAACTTACACATTTGGTGTTTCTATTAAATTTTAA
- a CDS encoding MGH1-like glycoside hydrolase domain-containing protein produces the protein MSRSHTHIFYLLIGLCFSVNIQGQILDRHLSDLYADKFNQQDKEIYIQSISNKQAKDFLAENIPFFECPDKDIEEIYYFRWWTYRKHIKETPEGFIITEFLPDVSWAGKYNGICCPAWFHFREGRWLHEQRYLNDYAYYWLRGGGDVRSYSFPIANAIYQYFLVTGNDSILKESYPELVSNFNGWEKEKFNSETGLFWQTDNRDGMEISIGGNGYRATINSYMAAEANTLSWVAQKKNDPQGSYFHEKAEAIRNKMFDLLWDEQASFIKVLPMDSKAILRDVRELHGYTPWSFDLANHSYAIAWKFLMDKNHFFAPYGPTTAEQCHPKFKVVYEGHECQWNGPSWPFATAMTLTGLANLLNDQEQNYISKDDFWTLLKIYTKSQHLTLDNGNVIPWIDENLNPFTGDWISRTMLKNHQPKERGRNYNHSSFCDLVISGLVGIRPQSEDVLIVNPLIPEDKWDYFCLDHIMYHHKKICILYDKTGKKYSNGKGFFIFVDGKRVASADALTKMVCKL, from the coding sequence ATGAGCAGGAGTCATACACACATTTTCTATTTACTTATTGGACTTTGTTTTTCTGTAAATATTCAAGGGCAGATTTTAGATCGTCATTTATCTGATTTATATGCGGATAAATTCAACCAGCAAGATAAGGAAATATACATACAGTCCATATCGAACAAACAAGCTAAAGATTTTCTCGCCGAAAACATTCCTTTTTTCGAATGTCCCGATAAAGATATCGAAGAGATTTATTATTTCCGATGGTGGACTTATAGAAAACATATAAAAGAAACACCAGAGGGATTTATAATAACAGAATTTCTGCCTGATGTCTCTTGGGCTGGGAAATATAACGGAATTTGTTGTCCAGCTTGGTTTCATTTCAGGGAAGGGAGATGGCTACATGAACAGCGTTACTTGAATGATTACGCCTATTACTGGTTAAGGGGTGGAGGTGATGTTCGATCCTATAGTTTTCCTATAGCGAATGCAATCTACCAATATTTTTTAGTCACAGGGAACGACTCTATATTAAAAGAGTCATATCCTGAGCTGGTCTCTAACTTCAACGGATGGGAAAAAGAGAAATTTAATTCCGAAACCGGCCTTTTCTGGCAAACAGACAACCGTGACGGCATGGAAATTTCTATCGGAGGAAATGGCTATAGGGCTACCATTAACTCATATATGGCAGCAGAAGCAAATACTCTTTCTTGGGTCGCTCAGAAAAAGAATGATCCTCAAGGTTCCTATTTTCACGAGAAAGCAGAGGCTATCCGTAACAAAATGTTTGATTTACTATGGGACGAACAGGCTTCTTTTATAAAAGTACTGCCTATGGATAGCAAAGCAATATTACGCGATGTCAGGGAATTGCATGGTTACACGCCTTGGAGTTTTGATCTAGCAAATCATTCTTATGCTATCGCATGGAAATTTCTAATGGACAAAAACCATTTTTTTGCTCCATATGGTCCTACAACCGCAGAACAATGTCATCCCAAATTCAAAGTTGTCTATGAAGGGCACGAATGCCAATGGAATGGTCCGTCTTGGCCTTTCGCCACAGCCATGACATTGACAGGGTTAGCGAATTTACTGAACGATCAAGAACAAAACTATATATCCAAAGACGATTTTTGGACATTACTGAAAATATATACAAAAAGCCAACATCTCACACTCGATAATGGTAATGTCATTCCTTGGATCGACGAGAACCTAAATCCTTTTACGGGAGATTGGATATCCAGAACCATGTTGAAAAATCACCAACCTAAAGAGAGAGGCAGAAACTACAACCACTCCTCTTTTTGTGATTTAGTCATAAGTGGGCTGGTAGGAATTCGTCCGCAAAGCGAAGACGTTCTTATCGTCAATCCTTTGATACCAGAAGATAAATGGGACTATTTTTGCCTAGATCATATAATGTATCATCATAAAAAAATATGTATTCTATATGATAAAACAGGAAAAAAATATAGTAACGGGAAAGGATTCTTTATCTTCGTCGACGGAAAAAGAGTAGCATCAGCAGATGCTTTGACAAAAATGGTTTGTAAACTTTAA
- a CDS encoding FecR domain-containing protein gives MEQLLQRYIRGEVSEEERLKVASWLDESPENMREFLALRKLYDLSLWQSDTNEKYSVRKRHFSIQKITIELLKIAAIFLVGFWGSKQLLTQQPDKAQMQTIHVPAGQRAEVILADGTHVWLNSRSTLKFSEQFSANTRNVELDGEGYFSVQHNEKSPFTVQTPKYTIQVLGTEFNVKAYHNSPLFETALIKGSVEITSPELSQSLRLKPDEIAVANNGRLETSHISDYNYFKWKEGLFCFENESIQDLIDKLQLYYDIQIDVQRPSLLQYRYSGKFRIKDGVEHVLKVLQLKHKFTYTKNEEENLIIIK, from the coding sequence ATGGAGCAATTACTACAACGATATATAAGAGGTGAGGTTTCCGAAGAAGAGAGACTGAAAGTAGCGTCATGGTTGGACGAAAGCCCGGAGAATATGCGTGAATTTCTAGCTTTGCGCAAATTATATGATCTCTCACTTTGGCAAAGTGATACAAACGAGAAATATTCCGTTAGAAAGAGACATTTCTCAATACAAAAAATAACTATCGAGCTCTTAAAGATCGCAGCCATCTTTTTGGTTGGTTTTTGGGGTAGTAAACAACTATTGACACAACAACCAGACAAGGCACAAATGCAAACTATTCATGTACCAGCCGGACAACGGGCAGAGGTCATCTTGGCCGATGGTACACATGTATGGCTAAACTCTCGCTCAACCCTAAAATTTTCTGAACAATTCAGCGCAAACACTCGCAACGTGGAATTAGACGGCGAAGGCTACTTCTCCGTCCAGCACAATGAAAAAAGTCCATTTACCGTGCAAACTCCAAAGTATACAATCCAAGTATTGGGGACTGAATTTAATGTAAAAGCCTATCACAACAGCCCATTGTTTGAAACTGCCCTTATAAAAGGAAGTGTAGAAATAACTTCACCGGAGTTATCTCAAAGTCTTCGTCTAAAACCTGATGAGATCGCCGTAGCCAACAATGGAAGACTAGAAACATCTCACATCTCGGATTACAACTATTTCAAGTGGAAAGAGGGCCTATTTTGTTTTGAAAATGAATCGATCCAAGATCTAATAGACAAGTTACAACTTTATTACGATATCCAGATAGACGTACAACGCCCATCCCTACTCCAGTATCGTTACTCCGGTAAGTTTAGGATTAAGGATGGAGTCGAACATGTGCTAAAAGTACTTCAATTAAAACATAAGTTTACTTATACGAAGAATGAGGAAGAGAATTTGATTATAATAAAATAA
- a CDS encoding glycoside hydrolase family 127 protein — MKQFVLLSLTCLTLWGCKQAPHKEAPFKMIDQVDFSQVHIQDNFWSPRLKKHISTTLPVCIDQIENQTGRIRNFENAAKREGEHSGIFFDDSDVYKALEGMAYSLINNPNPELEKKADEWIDKFAAAQLPDGYINTYYTLTAPEKRWTNMDKHEMYCAGHMIEAGVAYYKATGKRKLLDVCIRMTDHMMSIFGPGKRDWVPGHEEIELALVKLYQTTGEQKYLDFADWLIEERGHGHGSKGGEGEWDPFYYQDDKPVREMSDIAGHAVRCMYLYCGMADVAALKQDSGYIESLNRLWDDVVLRNMYITGGIGSSRHNEGFTEDYDLPNLDAYCETCASVGMVLWNQRMNQFTGDSKYIDVLERSMYNGALAGISLEGDRFFYVNPLESKGDHHRQAWYGCACCPSQISRFLPSIGNYIYGTSNEAIWVNLYIGNSTEINTDNTNVTLRQETNYPWDGTVKLTVTPSNPLKKEIRLRIPSWCEQYTLSVNGQLVKAPTEKGYAVLNKEWKQGDVISLSMEMPVKLMTADPRVKQNIGKRAIQRGPLVYCMEEVDNPQDFDNLKIAANTSFNAQFNPKLLNGITTIKATTNELAITLIPYYTWDNRKAGKMKVWIDYNE; from the coding sequence ATGAAACAGTTCGTATTATTATCTTTGACATGTCTAACATTATGGGGATGTAAACAAGCTCCCCATAAAGAAGCTCCTTTCAAAATGATTGACCAAGTGGACTTCTCACAAGTTCATATACAAGATAATTTCTGGTCTCCCAGGTTAAAGAAACATATATCGACCACTTTGCCTGTTTGTATTGATCAGATCGAGAACCAGACAGGGCGCATCCGCAATTTTGAGAATGCGGCAAAAAGGGAAGGGGAACATTCCGGTATTTTCTTTGATGATTCTGATGTATACAAAGCGTTGGAAGGCATGGCATACAGTTTGATCAACAATCCAAATCCAGAGTTGGAGAAAAAAGCGGATGAATGGATCGATAAATTCGCCGCCGCCCAACTACCGGATGGATATATTAATACGTATTACACATTGACCGCCCCGGAAAAACGATGGACTAATATGGACAAGCATGAAATGTATTGTGCCGGACACATGATAGAGGCAGGAGTGGCCTATTATAAAGCTACCGGAAAACGAAAACTACTAGATGTTTGTATACGAATGACCGATCACATGATGAGTATCTTTGGACCGGGAAAACGAGATTGGGTTCCCGGACATGAGGAAATTGAGTTAGCCCTTGTCAAACTATATCAAACCACAGGAGAGCAAAAATACCTAGATTTCGCTGATTGGTTGATCGAGGAACGAGGACACGGGCATGGCTCGAAAGGTGGGGAAGGTGAATGGGATCCATTCTACTACCAAGATGACAAACCTGTACGTGAGATGAGTGATATCGCTGGTCATGCCGTTCGTTGCATGTACTTGTATTGTGGTATGGCGGATGTGGCAGCGTTAAAGCAAGATTCTGGATATATCGAATCTTTGAATCGGTTATGGGATGATGTCGTACTCCGAAATATGTACATTACCGGGGGGATCGGCTCCTCACGCCATAACGAAGGTTTCACAGAAGACTATGACCTGCCAAACCTAGATGCTTATTGTGAGACCTGCGCTTCGGTTGGAATGGTATTGTGGAATCAACGAATGAATCAATTTACTGGTGACTCCAAGTATATTGATGTCCTCGAACGATCCATGTACAATGGAGCTTTAGCCGGTATATCGCTGGAAGGGGATCGTTTTTTCTATGTTAATCCTTTGGAATCTAAAGGAGACCATCACCGTCAAGCATGGTATGGTTGCGCTTGTTGCCCAAGCCAAATATCTCGCTTCCTTCCATCTATCGGTAATTATATTTACGGAACCTCCAATGAGGCGATCTGGGTAAATCTGTACATAGGTAATTCTACTGAGATAAACACAGACAACACAAATGTCACGTTGAGACAAGAGACCAATTATCCTTGGGATGGAACTGTAAAACTAACTGTAACTCCTTCTAATCCGTTGAAAAAAGAGATACGTTTACGTATCCCTAGTTGGTGTGAACAATATACCTTATCGGTAAACGGGCAACTAGTAAAAGCTCCAACAGAGAAAGGATACGCCGTATTAAATAAAGAGTGGAAACAAGGAGACGTAATCTCCTTATCAATGGAGATGCCAGTCAAATTGATGACCGCAGACCCTAGAGTTAAGCAAAACATCGGTAAGCGTGCCATACAAAGAGGGCCTCTCGTATATTGCATGGAAGAGGTAGATAACCCTCAAGATTTTGATAACCTAAAAATCGCGGCGAACACCTCTTTTAATGCCCAGTTTAATCCGAAATTATTAAATGGGATTACAACCATAAAGGCCACTACGAATGAGTTGGCAATCACTTTGATCCCTTATTATACATGGGATAACCGGAAAGCGGGGAAAATGAAAGTATGGATTGATTATAACGAATGA
- a CDS encoding RagB/SusD family nutrient uptake outer membrane protein: protein MNTYIKILLGTCCSFSILSCSNNLDETVYSKVTEQTYNYTVDDFTPSIASVYSYLRSQSDHWGYFCAQEVSADAIVMPPNASGWDDGGAYRRMHYQTWNSEQDHVKNIWSWFYQGALLCNKIIEQIKTGVIPTPSDTEKTQGLAELRAMRAYYYWQICDNFGDAPLVTTTAMDLPAKNTRREIFDFVENELIEVIPNLSEEVGGNYYGRMTKWAAKALLANLYLNAQVYINEARWNDCITQCDDIINSGKFTLAENYKDLFRALGVESCKEIIFTIPYDENFATGNSIFMFSWHGELKKKYNTIDTPWGCGSAMGVTQFIDTYNEKDSRLADTWLMGQQLAADGTPLYGTYDKMGEPLIYTKDIPSGNYTSELEGYRMNKFEVAENSYSSSNTDIPVFRYAEIMMMKAECLLRTGKSGAGTLVTQVRQRAFKDNPELATVTDSQLAGNTCYQYGYVEDYKIVDRGNTDPIQFGRMYDELGWEFAWEMHRRRDAIRFGIYTTKSWLSHKPEGDYRSVFPIPETVLTSNPNLEQNPNYL, encoded by the coding sequence ATGAATACTTATATAAAAATTCTATTAGGCACTTGCTGCTCTTTTAGCATACTTTCTTGCAGCAACAATCTGGATGAGACCGTATATTCGAAAGTAACAGAACAAACATACAATTATACAGTAGATGATTTCACTCCTTCTATAGCGAGTGTATATAGTTATTTACGTAGCCAATCAGATCATTGGGGATACTTTTGCGCACAAGAAGTAAGCGCAGACGCAATCGTTATGCCACCTAATGCCTCTGGTTGGGATGATGGTGGCGCATACCGCCGTATGCATTATCAAACCTGGAATTCAGAGCAAGACCATGTGAAAAATATATGGTCATGGTTCTATCAAGGGGCTTTACTATGTAACAAAATTATCGAACAAATTAAAACAGGGGTAATACCCACACCCTCCGACACAGAAAAAACACAAGGATTAGCAGAGCTTCGGGCTATGCGAGCTTACTACTATTGGCAAATATGTGACAATTTCGGGGACGCTCCTCTTGTAACAACAACTGCGATGGATTTACCTGCCAAAAATACACGCAGAGAAATTTTCGACTTTGTAGAAAACGAACTTATAGAGGTAATACCTAATTTAAGCGAAGAAGTAGGAGGCAATTATTACGGGCGAATGACGAAATGGGCAGCCAAAGCTCTATTAGCCAACTTATATCTAAACGCACAAGTTTACATAAACGAAGCACGCTGGAATGACTGTATAACCCAATGTGATGATATTATAAACAGCGGGAAATTCACTTTAGCTGAAAATTACAAAGATCTTTTTAGGGCCCTGGGTGTCGAAAGCTGTAAAGAAATCATTTTTACAATCCCTTACGACGAGAATTTCGCTACGGGAAACAGTATATTTATGTTTTCTTGGCACGGTGAACTAAAAAAGAAATACAATACGATTGATACACCTTGGGGATGTGGATCTGCCATGGGAGTTACTCAATTCATAGACACTTACAATGAAAAAGATTCACGTTTAGCCGATACTTGGCTTATGGGGCAACAATTGGCCGCTGATGGTACTCCTTTATACGGAACTTATGATAAAATGGGAGAACCCCTGATCTACACGAAGGATATTCCTAGCGGAAATTATACCAGTGAGTTGGAAGGCTACAGAATGAATAAATTTGAGGTCGCTGAAAATTCATATTCCAGTTCAAACACAGACATTCCTGTATTCAGATATGCGGAAATTATGATGATGAAAGCCGAATGCTTGTTACGTACAGGAAAATCCGGGGCTGGTACTTTGGTTACTCAAGTGCGCCAAAGGGCGTTTAAAGATAATCCTGAATTAGCGACAGTAACAGACTCCCAATTAGCGGGAAATACTTGCTATCAATATGGTTATGTGGAAGATTATAAAATCGTAGATAGAGGAAACACTGATCCAATCCAATTCGGAAGGATGTATGATGAGCTGGGTTGGGAATTTGCTTGGGAAATGCATCGCCGCAGAGATGCCATTCGTTTTGGTATATATACGACAAAGAGCTGGTTATCTCACAAGCCTGAGGGGGATTATCGTTCAGTATTCCCTATTCCGGAAACAGTATTGACCTCAAATCCAAACCTAGAGCAGAATCCTAATTATTTATAA